Sequence from the Asterias amurensis chromosome 14, ASM3211899v1 genome:
gaattgaagaaaaaaaaattgaattgaatttaggAAGAAGTTTCACGCATGCTAGATAGAGCTCAAGTTTAAACTATACGCAGAAACAATTTTCCCCCTTTAAATTGTATACTgaaaaggggtcaaagatgaaTAAAGATGAAATGAAAAACTGCTGAGTTTAAGAGAATAAAATATCAAGGTCTTTGGCAAACatatttcagtttccttggttGTTCATTCAGGCTCAACTTTGTTAAGCCCTCCCATAAAAAATACTCTACAATGTTGAATTAGatcttttcaaaattaaattcaatagTAAATTTGACACTgaacaaaatttgtatttttataagaATCTATGAGAATGACAATGAATAGTGTGTTATCAACGCCCTAAATATTTGTTTAGCAACATGGTACTTTTTATTATGAGGCTCATTGTGTTGTTTACATTGCATGAGAAAATGTCAACACCCTAAAGTGTGGTGGCGCTATACAGCCAAGGTCAATGCTACTGTACAACTGTACACATGGGGAAATACCCAGCACAGTGCAATAACAACCAGGGCTGATACATGGTGCTACATGTCCATGACTCCTTCTTCATATGTATggatgttttttgtgtgtgcaatAAACCAACTAGAAGTCGACAACAATGCGCTCATGATAATTCATCTGGAGATCTGTATTAACTGACCCATTTAAAAAGATTATACCAGGTGAGTAGGAAAATTgcaagtttttgtttaaatcgtTGTTAATGTGTAAAATTTGTGTTTCAGTATAAGAAAAGTGtgtgttttctattttttttaatttttattaaatgaATGCTAAGGTGTTGAATAAGTAATaactttaattttaaacaaaaaacagtgaGCATATATTCAGAATTTGTACTCAGTGCCATTTTTTTACAGAAGTTATTATAGCGATGCTTGTTTTAGTGTTTCCTTATTCTTAAGGCAAGACAGactttgaatgttttctttgaAAAAGCAAATGATACAATGTAGGTAGAAAACATCTCAAAAGTGTGGTTAAATTTAGCAAAACTAAGGCCTGCGCTAAACATCGCACTTTTGCCGAGCCGAACTCAAATGTTTTCAATTCGATTCGACACGGCAAGAGCGCGATGTTTGTCACCGCGTCGTGCTGCTACCGCGTAGCACGGCAGGGCTTGCCATGCCACACGGAAGTGCCGAACTTAAATAAAAGGTTTGCACTAAACGTCGCTcttttgtcaaatttaattcCTAATTTTATTTGAGTTCGACACGACAAAAGTGCGACGTTTAGCGCAGGCCTTAATGTATTactattttttgtctttgtttctaAGAAATAAACATGGACGTTCAGCGTGGACATTGCTGGCGTTGTGAAGTTCAACTGGAACAGACCATTCACtgtcctgattgcaagatggcGGAGTATTGTAGCTCAACATGTGAAGAAAGAGACAGAGCTAGACATAGGAGTAGAGAGTGCCCATTATTTGGAACAAGATCATGCAACAAATGCAATAAGAAGGGTACAATGAAAGAGGTATGTTGTGAATTGGGAAAGTTCAAGACAAGATTCTCACATATTGTCATGAATGCTGAATATAAGTCAAGCTCAATTCCTTACATCATAAAACTTAATGTGATGAATTGGGGACTATGGgccactaggtggcagcagacataccagaGTCTAATAGTTTACGTTGTTAAAACACTGGGTAGATTTTTGCTGTGCATACACAGAGAGCAAGTTCTAGTGCTCACATTTAGtcgactactgaccagcaatgaacatgcgcagtgacgcactcactctaACGACTCGTTTGGAACCTTTGTCAACCATCGGTACCACTGTATTCAACACTCCATTGCCTTCCGTAccactggttcccttctgccCTTTACAAATATTAGTATTGAACaggctgttgggaccagtgaagaaaccatgggcatgaggctggttccaaaaaTGGTCTACCACagcagtcaaccaatggtcgaccagcctggatTTTAGTCAAAATAGTCAATCTTTAGTTAACCTTGGTGCACAATCGAACTTGCTAATAGTCTTGGTAGAACGCCAGTATTCTCAAAACTACAACTAACACCCTCAGAATAAAGGGAAcaaatgttataaaacattttttcattGGTTTACCTCATTGAAACTGAATCTTCGTTCACGTTCCTTGAATACCATACTTGCAGACTGTCTGGTTCCCcaaatctttaaaatgttttgagcacactttattttcataaataaagtGAGAATTGGAGggttttaaaacatctatcaaAAACGTCTATTTTTatgtctctttttttttatttaagaagtgtatcaaacattctCTATATCCTATCTAATGCGCTGCGTTCTTGACGTAGTGGCACTATACAAATGCCCTATATGTATGTTTGTATGTATGACTCTGTGTGTAAATTAATATTATGTGCATCTAAGTCATGTGCATGCTAAAAAATATGCACAATAATGCAAAAGAAGGGCACAGTCTAGAAGCATGTTTTAAAAACTTCTCAAGCACCAAGAAAAGATTTGTTTGAAGGATCGGTTTTGTCAAACCTTATACTTTGATAGCTTTGAAATACTGCATTGAAACTTCTTGTTTACAGTGTGGAGGTTgcaacattacatggtgctattgtttgatgttttctcTGGTTTTGATAAATAACAACTGTGATTTTTTATTGGAAAAAAATGAATACACTAACCACTTCAAAATACTATCTATTTCTTTCAGTGTGGAGGTTGCAACATAGCATGGTACTGTAACAGAGAGTGTCAAAGTAGTGATTGGGTCAACCATAAAGGTTTTTGCATCAAGGCCAAGGAAGACATCAAATCAACAGCAGCTCAAATTGGACTATTAAACTTCAGAATGCAAAGAGACAGACAGGGTGGTTCCCCTTATTATTTGGGAAACACTATTGCCAAAGACTTCTTGCAACTTGATACCAATGAATGGTCTGATGGGTCAATAAAGAAAACTGACTTGAACAAAGATTATCATATATTGTCAGCTGGTTGCGGAGACTTACGCAACACTGTCTTGACAGCAGCTTCCCTTCCTGCCAGGTACCAGGGAAGTCTTTACGTCACTCTCAATGACTTTGACCCTTTTGTCATGGCAAGGAATGTCTTGTTTCTCTTTATGTTGGTTCGGTTTGCAGGCACTGAGGGAATTGAGAGCAGTCTGACTACCATCTGGTACTCAGTTCACATTGCAAAGAAAGAGTATGACTTGATCAAGACCAGCTTGGATGAGCTCATTCAGATGACCCCTCAAAGTCTCACAGAGGTCACTCAAGGGTTGGTCAAAGTTAAAGATGAAGATCTTTCAGACATGAGTCAAGTTTGGGACAAATGGAGATCCTTAGAATGCCAACGAAAGATACAATCCTCAATAAATCTcagaaaacaaagacaaactgcatttgagaaatttaaacaaaagcATGGGGATCATGTTAAGTATTTTTATACCAATCCTTTACAGTCACCTGCTGTTAAAAAGCAAACTGAAGAAtggtttgaccatggtttgTTCCTCCCCAAAGAGACGAAACAAGGGACAATGTCATTTGATAACCCAACACTAACGGGACGTGGAGCTTCAGCAGCTCCAGGTTATGAAACGCTAGTTAGGGATCGGAATGCACCAAAGGCAAGCCCAAAAGATTTTGCCTTTGTGTACTGCATCAGACCAGATTCACATCCTTTCAAAGTGTGGGATTGCTTGAGAGTGAGGGAGTCCGAGACCAGACCCTACCCAACCCCTATGGTGATGTACCACAACTACATCACAAAACTCCTACAGAAAGTAAAAAGTCTAATCCAGCAGAGAAGACTTTACATCCAAGTTTCTCTGGCCAACTCTATGGATTTTCCTTCAAATCACAAGTCTCTTAAGATGTCCAACTATGACCGCATCTTCACATCCAATCTTGCTGACTATATTGGTTTTGCCAAGCTTTTACAAAACTTCAAACCCCTTCTTAACCAAAGTAACTGCTCCTCAGTAATTGTTACTGAAACAATTAACTGGGTTGAATTTCTACCTCAGGCTCTCTGTAAACCTGACCACAAAGAATATCAAAGATGTCTTGTAGCATATTGTCTGGATACAGGCAGAGATTTAAAAAATCTTATGCGTAAATTTGATATTGGACTCCATACCTGGATGGACTACTATGATAGTTCCCCTTACTTTCTTGCATATCTGCGTGCACAAATTATGGGTGGGGGTTTCGGGGTACCACCATTGACTAAAGTGCCTTCATTTGGCGAAGTGATGAAGTACAATGGTCTAGAAATGTGTGACTTTCGTAAGAAGCTAAATCGTCTTGTTCCATTTCAGTATCGAGTCAATGCTCGTGATTTGAATGTTATAAATGCAACTGATAGAGCAGTGGAGTGGTGTCTACCACACACTGATGGCTAAGTTTAACAAAGCTTGGCGTATATTTAGTGTTGATTTCTGATGTAAATCTTATTTTAATACCCCTGAAAAGATGCACTGTCACATAACAAGCAGTGATGAAGTTGGACTTTTGAAAATCAGATAAGCAGTGTCTTATATGCAGGACATTAGCTAATTTGACTGAACCTGTCAACCTGTAGCAACAACTTCATGTTTAAGTCAAAAAAGTAGCAAAACAGCTGTGAAATTGAATTTTGCTTTTGAAGTTTTTGGCTTTTGGAGAAATACAATGATGTTTATGTAATACGTTAGTATGCCTGATGAATAGTGTCATTAATTGCAATTGCCTAATAAACAAATGTATTAGATTATAGATTTGGTAGCCTTTGGTAGCCGAGTCAATACTAAATTAAGCTACACTTGttcatactgtacatgtatttcgtGATGGTTGAGAGTGTAATGACGTGGCAACTGAAGTAGTCTTTGgacttgatttgtttatttgcttTATGTAAAATACTCAAGAGTATTTTAGTTATTAACCATGatcatttattaatattaatttgtagTAAAATGAAAATAGTTTAACAATGGCATGCAGTACTCTCCAACATGTAAAAATAAAGCTTGGCACTTTGCCATGCTTTCTATGGCACCCGCCACATTTACGAATTTGCCACCAAGTTTTGAAAATCAATCCTGCTACGCTTTTCcccacttttttttgttttaagttcatGCATTTTATGAGTGTTCAAATGcaatctttataaaaaaaatattggttaaATGGTCAAGAGGAAAAGTCATCAAGGAACATCTCGGAGCATCACCGGGATCACAAAGCGAGTCCAAGCAATATTTTCCCTGCATAGgtacccccacccctccccatcCCTTCAGTGCAACGCTTGAATTTCTTAAGTTGaagattaattttggttttttacccatacaccgatgtgtgttagtactgtatactcagtacttcccgagtcctgtgaaaaaaaatatcacaggcatgttactcgggtgggattcgaacccacgacccttgcaattctagagcagtgtcttaccaactagactaccgaggttgcccggcagctagaggcagtttgaatcctatgttttggcagcgggtaccgcaacgatataatagatgttaaatttgcatcggggataaagaatattaattttggtttttttttttcacaggactcgggaagtactgagtatacagtactaacacacatcggtgtatgggtaaaaaaaccaaaattaatattctttatccccgatgcaaatttaacatctattataagttGAAGATGTTGAGCAAGTGGCCTTATAACTCATCAACTTCTTTATAGGTGCCAATGGACCAATTCAAACCTGAATTCATAAATACTTCAATACAAGAAATAGGAGAaataatgacaaataaaaacaaagatttttttCCCTTCAGATTTCCTCTCAGAAATGTTATGTCAAGCAACAAAGCAATCCTCAGTAGCatgcctacatgtatatcagtGATAACTAAAAACCAGATGTGATATTGAAGCACCATATGAGAGTATTTTCACATCTCTTGAAAACATCTGCCCTTTGCTCTCCATTTATCATCGCGACAGCCGACTCGGGAAATTGGACGCCGCAACAAAACTTACTCCCACCATCTGTAAGAAACTGGTTGGTCAGGGTGCCTTTGGTTATAGCGGCCCCAACctatggaacaaactccccTCAGAAATCCGCCAGTCTGACTCAATCATGACATTCAAAAAACTGTTGAAGACCGAACTGTTCAGAGCCCactaatttgtttattgttaaatctctttctgttcagcgccttgatCTAGAGTCTAggatatgtgcgctttataagaactttgtattattattattattattattatgaaccTGTTGTAGTTTTTCTCTTAAAAACCCCCAATAAATTTGACTTTT
This genomic interval carries:
- the LOC139947232 gene encoding uncharacterized protein, encoding MDVQRGHCWRCEVQLEQTIHCPDCKMAEYCSSTCEERDRARHRSRECPLFGTRSCNKCNKKGTMKECGGCNIAWYCNRECQSSDWVNHKGFCIKAKEDIKSTAAQIGLLNFRMQRDRQGGSPYYLGNTIAKDFLQLDTNEWSDGSIKKTDLNKDYHILSAGCGDLRNTVLTAASLPARYQGSLYVTLNDFDPFVMARNVLFLFMLVRFAGTEGIESSLTTIWYSVHIAKKEYDLIKTSLDELIQMTPQSLTEVTQGLVKVKDEDLSDMSQVWDKWRSLECQRKIQSSINLRKQRQTAFEKFKQKHGDHVKYFYTNPLQSPAVKKQTEEWFDHGLFLPKETKQGTMSFDNPTLTGRGASAAPGYETLVRDRNAPKASPKDFAFVYCIRPDSHPFKVWDCLRVRESETRPYPTPMVMYHNYITKLLQKVKSLIQQRRLYIQVSLANSMDFPSNHKSLKMSNYDRIFTSNLADYIGFAKLLQNFKPLLNQSNCSSVIVTETINWVEFLPQALCKPDHKEYQRCLVAYCLDTGRDLKNLMRKFDIGLHTWMDYYDSSPYFLAYLRAQIMGGGFGVPPLTKVPSFGEVMKYNGLEMCDFRKKLNRLVPFQYRVNARDLNVINATDRAVEWCLPHTDG